ggggggggggggggggtgggggtgggggtgggcgGGGTCCAAGAGAGGAGGGATGAGAGGAGCAAACAGGGAGGGAATGGGAACACAGGTGAGGAGAGTGGGGGGTAATCGAcacattttgattccaaaatgaatataataggaaagggggaaaatgaaaaaaatagggGAAGTGGGTCGCCAATGCAATCCAGTCCTCTATGGTATAATATATAAGCTAAGGAAATAAGAAACTACTATGAGACTTTGAACAGTACCAGCAAACAATGACATTGAGAAAAAGACTCAGtagaaggaaaaagaatagagagggggagagaataTAAGTTCATTAGTCCATTAAAATTTCATAAAGAAGTAGAGGGTTTACATCTCTCATTATTACAGAAATTCTCATAAAGAAGTAGAGGGTTTGAATCCCCTATAAAGATGAATGTACAAGAACAGAGCGAACTTTAAACATAGAAACTTTTTAACTGCTTTGTAACTCCTAACTTGACACCACGGttctaaaaattagaaacaaatggCTGATCCCGATTCCAATTTTAGCTCATTCGAACTGGCCAATTCATGGCGAATTTCTAGGGTTCAGGCCAATTATGGTGAATTCCCGTCTACCGATTGAATTGGAATGGCACTTATTTGAACCTTACTTGACAACCTTTCCTAAAGAGAGAAACTATTAAGAATAGAAACTCCATAGAATACTTTTAAATCAATCTGAGACTCAtctgaaaatcaaaatcaatactttcaacaaatatatgaaggtTCCAACACTTGGAAAGTTAAAGTAAACTTGGGCTATGCTGGGTACTATCTGTATCCAGCATTTGCACCTAGGTGTATAAAGATGAATCTTGAGCAGCACCATAGTCCATCATCTACTTCATTCGATGTAGACTTGATTTTATATCTAGATCTCATCAAGGTTGAGTCAAAAGGactgaattttttcaagaaattAGACAACGACAACCACTAAACACACCCACACACCCGCAACCACACCAAAAGAGAGTACTTTTAACCGAGACCTGTCCAATACGGTGAAAATGTCTGATAATGAACCTATTAATAGTTTTTCATAAAGCATAGTATGGTCAATTTCTTTCTCAACTCATACCAAATTTTTGGCAGTGTAAACATTGCTTATCCTTTCAGGAATTCATGATTTCGAAAAGCAATTACTCACATGTGTAACACCCAGACACCACATAGCAAGAATCTCTACAAACATCAGCAGCAAAATAAATGGACTCACTTCGTCAGTTGTTGAGCTTCTGCTCAATGAAAGGTGGACTATTTGTTGACCAATAATAGTTCCATGCGACCTTAGTATTGTTTCTTCAGCAGAAGCACAGCATGGGCTGAAAAtttcaaataagaaaataacaCAACCTTTTGTACAAAAGTTCAGTAAATAAAGAGGTGACAAAGTGGTGAGACAGGATATAACAATGAAGTATAAACAGAGTCAATAAAAAGACTACCTTCTAAATTAAATAAAGAGGTGACAAAGTTGTTAGACAGGACATAACAATGAAGTATAAATGACGTCAATAAAAAGACAAGCTTCTAGATTAACATTATTCAGCCGAACTATCATGTTGTGTTAGTCTAATTAAACAGCCATGAGTACacaaaccattaaaaaaaaaagagaacaatcAGCACACATTTTTATCAGGCATTTTGAATCTTCTTAGATAATTAAGGCAAACGAGTAAAACGGATGTTTAATTTCACTAGGACATACCGAGTTCCGAATTGGACAAAACAACATCCTTTACCCAAAGGAATCTTAACATAGACAAGTTCCCCAAACTGAGAAAATATTCGCCTCGATCTCCTCCTTCGCAACATTAGGATACAAACCACTAAGAAATATCTGCAGTAGAGAGATAaggtattagaaaaaaaaaaaaaaaaaaacagggccAGCCttgtttattataatttttacaCTAATATCCTGTGACTGAACTAGACCTCTTGCAAATAAACTGAGGAGAGAAGACAAGCTGCCCTGTCTGCAGAAGACACTTGTTTGCAAATTTGGAGAGCTTACTGGCAGAAAGCTGGATCCTGGTCTGTCAGATGCTGCCTGTAAATGGCAAAGAATGGGATGAATTGCTCAGACAGAGACTTATCTACCCTTCTTATACTAGTATGTTATTTCAGATGAAGCATATTAGTTTCCAGGTCAATATGTCTAAGACCTCAGCCTTAATTGCCATTCGCCAATTTTGTATGTCTATAATACACAGGCCAACATCATTGATCATGACAGGTTAATTAACTGCTAACTCTTCAATCGGGCATAGGCcgaaaatcaaattgaatttaaatttcaTGGTGCCAAATTGTGACGGTAACCTTAACCACAAACCTTATTCCTTTGGGGCCTTGGGCCATCCAACTTTTAGCTATATATTGGCAGTTTATTGCTCTGGTCCATTAGCATACTTACTGAGCGACTTCTGATCCAAGACCTCCTCAATCAGAACTTGAACGGATGAGTCACTAATCAAGTGTCATGATGATAGTAAGAACTCAGAAGGCCTATCATCTATGTGCCCCATGTTTGGCATGATTATTCAAATATATGATACCCAACTGTAAAGAGATTCTGGCTACAGGCTCTAATATTTACACATCATCAATAAATTTTGCTACTACCATCAAACTTGTATTTACGAGGAAAACAttaagggaagtgaaatgaacATTGTAAGCAACAACAAAGCAGGAAGCTGCAGCTTGAGTACTTGAAGATGTGATCAACATTGTCACCGAATCTTTCTTTTGCGTAGTCTCCAGTAACTTTTCGTTCTTATGAACAGATCTCTCCAGAAGCAAAGAAAGGATTGACAACACACGAGGGTGGTTTTTGGAAACTTTAGCTGACTCAATAAGACCGAAAGAAGAATAAACTTCTGAGCATCTAGCCTCAAAATCAGGTGCAATGGTTCCCATATTCAAGTTGAACTGTCATAATACAAAGTAATATTATATCTAATTTATCATTAGTGAAGGGCGGAGAGAGAGGCCGCCATATGCAAAAGCAATCTCATTCACATCCAAACAAACTTAGATAAAATTCAAAAGCTATAGTAATACAAGGCTGCCATATTCTACCAACAAACATTAAACCTTCCCAGTAATGATAAGACGTATAGAAATAGAACTACATTAAACTCCAGGCTTGAAGCATGAATTTCAGGTCCAGCCAGATCAACAAAGTGGAAGATATATTTTTTACTGGTTTCATCTATATCAGACTAGTCTTTCAAGTCTTTCCCAGTTTCTGATCTTGCCCAGGGTAGcaagattttatttaaattaattatCTAATAGGAATTTATCAAGACATATGACAACAACATGATCAAGCACTTCATAGAGATATGCTttacaaataaaatttcatgCGAGGTTAATCATTAGAGTACTGGCTTTTGAAGATCTGATTTATTGTCAAAAACTGAACCATACATGTATTTGTGTGGAAGATTACATGCATTCAGTTACTAGTTATGAAGGATTGGAATCTCACATTACTGAAAACATATCGGAGAGGTTCCTGAAAGGCAGCATGGCCTTGCATTAGCATGGGGGCCACTGGGAGCGCGTGCGGGAGCATCAACAGGGGCAAGATTTCCTTTCATGAGAAGCAGGGTGATCATTCTGTCCCCCTctgtgatggggacatcaagtgTACAGTcgaaagtagaagaagaatcaacCAGATCCAtcttgtggttggaggattaaacaagaaagaagaaggaaagagaagaaaaaagaaagaagaaggaaagagaggggtCGAACCCAGCACTGGAAGCCTTCCAGCGCTGGGTTCGACCCCCCCTTGTCCTCCCAGTCagcagatcttgtggaccccaccaaatcttatttgactatagtactttgctttaaatctagtgatatttgattgtcttacataattaggaaactaggacttctttatattggtctattaggtagttttttatTCCAAGgaattgagtttctaaatatctttttttatttttgaaagtttattctatttaaatgtaaggccattggccattgtttaattcaatgaatgtgaattgaaaaacagccaaggagcaaagcccccacccctctcacgattctctctctctttcaatctcgtctttctcactttctttctcgcctttttcctctctttattctctcggctctctctcttctcttttctctcttctctcttctctcttctctcttctctcttgtctcgcctccctttcttttttctttcattctttttgttcTCTGTCACCGTTGTTGTTACTCACTGTTGCTGTACACACTGCTGCTATTACTCACTGCTGCTGTACACGCTGCTGCTGGACACACTGCTGCTGTtactcactgctgctgctactctcTGCTGTTGTTTACTCTCTGCTGCTActgatctcctttcaatgaaCTGATTACTGCTGGCTGTACCTGCTATTCGTGAGTTGCTGAGAGCCCCAACATCATTCACCAAGCTACATCGACAATATTGAGGATCTCTATATAACCGGCTGGACTTGTCTTCATCAACCAAAAgtggactgcatctctttattttggaggaccttggtctcttcttttctcctcagacctGGACAGCGGCAAGGTAAATCATTAAACTAAGCCCTctccacctccattaatccctattatatgttgcagcccattaacattgaaaccagccttagccctttgtttatgcctattcttttacccattgttttaagacgtTTCGTCACTATTATATCTCCAAAACcctgctgattttctattttagttggttgctagaggacattgattgtttgcatatctaatttgggtgtctagattgatttgtgctgaacctaacattcttatgacgtttgttcccttccccatgtccccacttgaagcttaagtaagaatttatgtgtttttccatctagattattattgatttttgctaatttgtttattagtctcattttattttgcatgcttaatcttgtttgcagagttttttttttttttttttgtcctatctacctaggtcccttgagttaaccctacctagttagttaatcttgtaggagacctagtcacctaagaaccccctacatcatcttggtatcagagcatggttttgtctaggtttagggtaattaggtactACTGTCCCTTgttacatgtcttaccttttgaggtctagtctccgtcaccatCTGTCCATGgtcgagtctgagctaagagagctataccatagattagagacacccttttctttcttaagttagcGGGACCGAATAACATTGGAcgttattccctccaaaagcatatacttgagagggagatttttgacctcaagattgagagggctaactacctgtctcaattggagactgagtagaccttgagtctatggtggcaaccgtacctttggctgcccatctctTAATGTtcactcgtagtggtagagcataccaggatatgtctgacccCTTTAGCACCTCCACCCAGTCTGAGcaactggctgaattcatgaaagccgttcAAGCCATACAAGAGACACAAGCTGTCCATCTCTAAGCCCTTACCAATTTGGATGCCCTCGAAACAAGTGCCCAAAATCCTGATGgacggcaaggccgtaacacaactggcactgaacctaggggcagaggccctaaccctgaggaagtaaacgaaaataaccagaccgatggttatgaccagataggggataacgtccaaggcctaaggcgtggtagggatcagggtaggggtcgaggcccaccaCCAAGACtccaaacccaatatggagatgatgagggaaATGAACaccatgataggggctttgatgtcagacggatgattaaggtagatgcccctacctacgatggtcagattgatgctaggatccttctggattggatcaagcagatggataggtacttcgatttctatgatatgccagaagaagtccgctaccgatttgctaagttcaagcttattggagctacccaggacttctggacagacctagagtaccaggaggaccacctaggacttgagccaatcactacctgggtagagatgcaagagcggctcaagagggaatttttgcctatcacttataggctctaGTTGTTGAATGAgatgaataccctgaagcaagggaagttgactgtgaccgaatacatgagcaagttcaatgaattgaaaattagaagccgtattcgggaggatgttgagcagacactatccagattccttatcgggctcaactccgaaattcagtctcgtatggcaccccacctggtgcgagacgttccacaggccttcaagatagcccttgaggtggaatcctccatgagaacttattctcagaggaagagcttccaagttggggagtcccaatttagaagaccaccccaaggctcaaatggattcccaaaaccccctatTGCACCACAACGTCAATTTaacaacaagggtaaaggaattttgggagaagcacccaagagtagtgggtAACAACAATGCTTCAAGTGTcatgggtttggtcacttctctagagagtgtcccaataggaatctttatgtaggagagcagacccctgaggaaagtgaccaagagggttttcaggaccatgagtatgaggaccataggccagatgagaccatatctgatgaggacaccgaggaggccggtgatCTCAAGCTCGGCATTGTGCGTTACATGGTCTCATAACCTAAGAATAGCGACGATTGGTgatgaactaatattttcatcacctacacatgtcatcagggtaagaactgccgcgtcgccatagacagcgggagttgcatgaatgtggtcgccaagagcgcTGTTGCTcaaatgggcctcaaacctgaaccccaccctaagccttacaaggttgcttgggttgATCAGTCTACCATTCGCGTAaatctgaggtgtctagttcccctacactttgcaggatatgaggatcgagtgtggtgtgatgtcctagagatggatgttgcccacatcattctaggtacgccctggttatatgatcgggatgtcaccaat
Above is a genomic segment from Macadamia integrifolia cultivar HAES 741 unplaced genomic scaffold, SCU_Mint_v3 scaffold3633, whole genome shotgun sequence containing:
- the LOC122068250 gene encoding cyclin-P3-1-like; this translates as MDSLCLLYGLNGFHEFSQLLRLGGGAKGVRHILFNLNMGTIAPDFEARCSEVYSSFGLIESAKVSKNHPRVLSILSLLLERSVHKNEKLLETTQKKDSVTMLITSSSTQAAASCFVVAYNVHFTSLNVFLVNTSLMVVAKFIDDV